One window of Larus michahellis chromosome 19, bLarMic1.1, whole genome shotgun sequence genomic DNA carries:
- the PITHD1 gene encoding PITH domain-containing protein 1, translating into MAHGPGRCCCCCGEAAAAAGGAERGAAWGLYLRIDRQRLQCLNERREGSGALVFRAWEDRGDRAQFVESDDDEELLFNVPFTGNVKLKGIIVMGEDDGTHPAEMRLFRNIPHMSFDDTAREPEQTFSLNRDPTGELEYPTKIARFSNVYHLSIHFPKNFGAETTKIFYIGLKGEWTEAHRHEVTICNYEASANPADHKLEQITPQTHFIS; encoded by the exons ATGGCGCACGGTCcggggcgctgctgctgctgctgcggggaggcggcggcggcggccggcggcgcggagcggggcgcggccTGGGGCCTCTACCTGCGCATCGACCGGCAGCGGCTGCAGTGCCTCAACGAGCGCCGTGAGGGCAGCGGCGCGCTCGTCTTCCGCGCTTGGGAGGACCGCGGCGAtcgcgcccag TTCGTGGAAAGCGACGACGACGAGGAGCTTCTCTTCAACGTCCC GTTTACAGGCaatgtgaaattaaaaggaaTAATCGTGATGGGAGAAGACGACGGTACGCATCCCGCAGAGATGAGACT gTTCAGGAACATTCCTCACATGTCCTTTGATGACACAGCCAGGGAACCGGAGCAGACATTCAGTCTGAACCGGGATCCAACGGGGGagctggagtacccaaccaa aattgcCCGTTTCTCCAATGTTTACCACCTCTCCATCCACTTTCCGAAGAACTTTGGAGCGGAGACAACAAAGATATTTTATATAGGCCTGAAAGGAGAGTGGACAGAG GCTCATCGCCACGAAGTCACCATCTGCAATTATGAAGCATCAGCAAACCCAGCAGATCACAAGCTGGAACAAATCACCCCACAGACTCACTTCATCTCCTAA
- the LYPLA2 gene encoding acyl-protein thioesterase 2 translates to MCGNNMSVPLLTDAVTLSGPERETAAVIFLHGLGDTGHSWADALSSIRLPYVKYICPHAPRIPVTLNMKMVMPSWFDLMGLTPDAPEDEAGIKKAAENIKAIIEHEMKNGIPPNRIILGGFSQGGALSLYTALTCQHQLAGIVALSCWLPLHKAFPQAANNGVNKDIAILQCHGEMDPMIPVRFGALTAEKLKSVVTPTKVQFKTYPGVMHSSCPQEMMAVKEFIEKLLPRI, encoded by the exons ATGTGTGGTAACAACATGTCTGTCCCCCTCCTCACTGATGCAGTGACTCTCTCAGGGCCAGAGCGGGAGACTGCCGCG GTCATTTTTTTACATGGCCTTGGAGACACGGG gcacagctgggcTGACGCTCTCTCCTCCATCCGCCTCCCCTACGTGAAATATATTTGCCCTCATGC GCCCCGGATCCCGGTGACCCTCAACATGAAGATGGTTATGCCTTCCTG GTTTGACCTGATGGGGTTGACTCCAGATGCACCTGAGGATGAAGCTGGGATcaagaaagctgcagaaaaca TTAAAGCAATTATTGAGCATGAGATGAAGAATGGGATCCCACCCAACCGCATCATCCTGGGGGGCTTCTCACAG GGCGGCGCCTTGTCGCTGTACACGGCTCTCACCTGCCAGCACCAGCTGGCCGGCATCGTGGCGCTCAGCTGCTGGCTCCCGCTGCACAAAGCCTTCCCGCAG GCGGCGAATAATGGTGTGAACAAGGACATCGCCATCCTGCAGTGCCATGGGGAGATGGACCCCATGATCCCTGTCCGCTTCGGGGCCCTCACTGCTGAGAAGCTGAAATCTGTTGTCACTCCCACCAAGGTCCAGTTCAAAACCTACCCTGGCGTGATGCACAGTTCCTGTCCTCAG GAGATGATGGCGGTGAAGGAGTTCATTGAGAAGCTGCTGCCCCGGATCTAA
- the GALE gene encoding UDP-glucose 4-epimerase isoform X1 — translation MAEKILVTGGAGYIGSHCVLELVEAGYVPVVIDNFHNAIRGADALPESLRRVQEIVHQPILFQELDITDEAALQELFSKHRFAAVMHFAGLKAVGESVQKPLEYYRVNLTGTIRLLETMKAHGVKNIVFSSSATVYGDPRYLPLDENHPVGGCTNPYGKSKYFIEEMIRDLCKAERDWNAILLRYFNPIGAHESGMIGEDPQGIPNNLMPYVAQVAVGRREFLSVFGNDYKTDDGTGVRDYIHVVDLAKGHIAALKKLKENCGCKIYNLGTGTGYSVLQMVQAMEKASGRKLELLPPETAPWGLTLIRSPRTSLTEVLTALPARPRMTPVQLWERFMIYLTLYLTLWNTRTKNPKHLQGRQKQRKRGEGEKKKKQKKLY, via the exons ATGGCAGAGAAGATTCTGGTGACCGGCGGAGCTGGCTACATCGGCAGTCACTgtgtgctggagctggtggaggCTGGCTATGTCCCTGTGGTCATAGACAACTTTCACAATGCCATCCGAG GGGCAGACGCGCTCCCTGAGAGCCTCCGGCGTGTGCAGGAGATCGTGCACCAGCCCATCCTCTTCCAGGAGCTGGACATCACCGAcgaggcagcgctgcaggagctCTTCAGTAAG CACCGTTTTGCAGCCGTGATGCACTTTGCGGggctgaaggcagtgggggaGTCTGTGCAGAAGCCCCTGGAGTACTACAGGGTGAACCTCACTGGGACCATCCGGCTGCTGGAG ACCATGAAAGCCCACGGCGTGAAGAACATCGTgttcagcagctctgccaccGTCTATGGAGACCCCAGGTACCTGCCCCTGGATGAGAACCACCCGGTCGGAGGCTGCACCAACCCTTACGGCAAATCCAAGTACTTCATCGAGGAGATGATTCGAGATCTCTGCAAAGCAGAGAGG GACTGGAATGCCATTCTCCTGCGCTACTTCAACCCTATCGGTGCCCACGAGTCGGGCATGATTGGAGAAGATCCTCAGGGGATCCCGAACAACCTCATGCCTTACGTGGCCCAG GTGGCAGTGGGGCGCCGGGAATTCCTGAGTGTGTTCGGGAATGACTACAAGACAGACGACGGAACGG GTGTCAGGGATTACATCCATGTTGTGGATCTGGCCAAGGGCCATATCGCTGCTTTGAAGAAGCTCAAGGAGAACTGTGGCTGCAAG ATCTACAATCTGGGCACAGGTACTGGCTACTCTGTCCTGCAGATGGTCCAGGCCATGGAGAAAGCCTCGGGGAGGAAG ctggagctgctgcccccaGAAACGGCACCCTGGGGCCTCACGCTAATCCGCTCCCCCCGAACCTCCCTTACAGAGGTGCTGACGGCGCTTCCTGCCCGGCCACGAATGACGCCAGTGCAGCTCTGGGAGAGGTTCATGATTTATTTAACCTTGTATCTGACTCTGTGGAACACacgcacaaaaaaccccaaacatttacaaggaagacaaaaacagagaaagagaggagagggggaaaaaaaaaaaaaacaaaaaaagctgtattgA
- the GALE gene encoding UDP-glucose 4-epimerase isoform X4: MAEKILVTGGAGYIGSHCVLELVEAGYVPVVIDNFHNAIRGADALPESLRRVQEIVHQPILFQELDITDEAALQELFSKHRFAAVMHFAGLKAVGESVQKPLEYYRVNLTGTIRLLEDWNAILLRYFNPIGAHESGMIGEDPQGIPNNLMPYVAQVAVGRREFLSVFGNDYKTDDGTGVRDYIHVVDLAKGHIAALKKLKENCGCKIYNLGTGTGYSVLQMVQAMEKASGRKLELLPPETAPWGLTLIRSPRTSLTEVLTALPARPRMTPVQLWERFMIYLTLYLTLWNTRTKNPKHLQGRQKQRKRGEGEKKKKQKKLY; encoded by the exons ATGGCAGAGAAGATTCTGGTGACCGGCGGAGCTGGCTACATCGGCAGTCACTgtgtgctggagctggtggaggCTGGCTATGTCCCTGTGGTCATAGACAACTTTCACAATGCCATCCGAG GGGCAGACGCGCTCCCTGAGAGCCTCCGGCGTGTGCAGGAGATCGTGCACCAGCCCATCCTCTTCCAGGAGCTGGACATCACCGAcgaggcagcgctgcaggagctCTTCAGTAAG CACCGTTTTGCAGCCGTGATGCACTTTGCGGggctgaaggcagtgggggaGTCTGTGCAGAAGCCCCTGGAGTACTACAGGGTGAACCTCACTGGGACCATCCGGCTGCTGGAG GACTGGAATGCCATTCTCCTGCGCTACTTCAACCCTATCGGTGCCCACGAGTCGGGCATGATTGGAGAAGATCCTCAGGGGATCCCGAACAACCTCATGCCTTACGTGGCCCAG GTGGCAGTGGGGCGCCGGGAATTCCTGAGTGTGTTCGGGAATGACTACAAGACAGACGACGGAACGG GTGTCAGGGATTACATCCATGTTGTGGATCTGGCCAAGGGCCATATCGCTGCTTTGAAGAAGCTCAAGGAGAACTGTGGCTGCAAG ATCTACAATCTGGGCACAGGTACTGGCTACTCTGTCCTGCAGATGGTCCAGGCCATGGAGAAAGCCTCGGGGAGGAAG ctggagctgctgcccccaGAAACGGCACCCTGGGGCCTCACGCTAATCCGCTCCCCCCGAACCTCCCTTACAGAGGTGCTGACGGCGCTTCCTGCCCGGCCACGAATGACGCCAGTGCAGCTCTGGGAGAGGTTCATGATTTATTTAACCTTGTATCTGACTCTGTGGAACACacgcacaaaaaaccccaaacatttacaaggaagacaaaaacagagaaagagaggagagggggaaaaaaaaaaaaaacaaaaaaagctgtattgA
- the GALE gene encoding UDP-glucose 4-epimerase isoform X3 yields MAEKILVTGGAGYIGSHCVLELVEAGYVPVVIDNFHNAIRGADALPESLRRVQEIVHQPILFQELDITDEAALQELFSKHRFAAVMHFAGLKAVGESVQKPLEYYRVNLTGTIRLLETMKAHGVKNIVFSSSATVYGDPRYLPLDENHPVGGCTNPYGKSKYFIEEMIRDLCKAERDWNAILLRYFNPIGAHESGMIGEDPQGIPNNLMPYVAQVAVGRREFLSVFGNDYKTDDGTGVRDYIHVVDLAKGHIAALKKLKENCGCKIYNLGTGTGYSVLQMVQAMEKASGRKIKYKITSRREGDVASCYANPALAERELGWKAAFGLDKMCEDLWRWQLQNPTGFSKN; encoded by the exons ATGGCAGAGAAGATTCTGGTGACCGGCGGAGCTGGCTACATCGGCAGTCACTgtgtgctggagctggtggaggCTGGCTATGTCCCTGTGGTCATAGACAACTTTCACAATGCCATCCGAG GGGCAGACGCGCTCCCTGAGAGCCTCCGGCGTGTGCAGGAGATCGTGCACCAGCCCATCCTCTTCCAGGAGCTGGACATCACCGAcgaggcagcgctgcaggagctCTTCAGTAAG CACCGTTTTGCAGCCGTGATGCACTTTGCGGggctgaaggcagtgggggaGTCTGTGCAGAAGCCCCTGGAGTACTACAGGGTGAACCTCACTGGGACCATCCGGCTGCTGGAG ACCATGAAAGCCCACGGCGTGAAGAACATCGTgttcagcagctctgccaccGTCTATGGAGACCCCAGGTACCTGCCCCTGGATGAGAACCACCCGGTCGGAGGCTGCACCAACCCTTACGGCAAATCCAAGTACTTCATCGAGGAGATGATTCGAGATCTCTGCAAAGCAGAGAGG GACTGGAATGCCATTCTCCTGCGCTACTTCAACCCTATCGGTGCCCACGAGTCGGGCATGATTGGAGAAGATCCTCAGGGGATCCCGAACAACCTCATGCCTTACGTGGCCCAG GTGGCAGTGGGGCGCCGGGAATTCCTGAGTGTGTTCGGGAATGACTACAAGACAGACGACGGAACGG GTGTCAGGGATTACATCCATGTTGTGGATCTGGCCAAGGGCCATATCGCTGCTTTGAAGAAGCTCAAGGAGAACTGTGGCTGCAAG ATCTACAATCTGGGCACAGGTACTGGCTACTCTGTCCTGCAGATGGTCCAGGCCATGGAGAAAGCCTCGGGGAGGAAG ATCAAGTACAAGATCACAAGCCGGCGGGAGGGAGATGTGGCCTCCTGCTATGCCAACCCGGCGCTGGCCGAGCGCGAGctgggctggaaagctgcctttgGCCTGGACAAGATGT GCGAGGACCTGTGGCGGTGGCAGCTGCAGAATCCCACAGGCTTCAGCAAGAACTGA
- the GALE gene encoding UDP-glucose 4-epimerase isoform X5, translated as MAEKILVTGGAGYIGSHCVLELVEAGYVPVVIDNFHNAIRGADALPESLRRVQEIVHQPILFQELDITDEAALQELFSKHRFAAVMHFAGLKAVGESVQKPLEYYRVNLTGTIRLLEDWNAILLRYFNPIGAHESGMIGEDPQGIPNNLMPYVAQVAVGRREFLSVFGNDYKTDDGTGVRDYIHVVDLAKGHIAALKKLKENCGCKIYNLGTGTGYSVLQMVQAMEKASGRKIKYKITSRREGDVASCYANPALAERELGWKAAFGLDKMCEDLWRWQLQNPTGFSKN; from the exons ATGGCAGAGAAGATTCTGGTGACCGGCGGAGCTGGCTACATCGGCAGTCACTgtgtgctggagctggtggaggCTGGCTATGTCCCTGTGGTCATAGACAACTTTCACAATGCCATCCGAG GGGCAGACGCGCTCCCTGAGAGCCTCCGGCGTGTGCAGGAGATCGTGCACCAGCCCATCCTCTTCCAGGAGCTGGACATCACCGAcgaggcagcgctgcaggagctCTTCAGTAAG CACCGTTTTGCAGCCGTGATGCACTTTGCGGggctgaaggcagtgggggaGTCTGTGCAGAAGCCCCTGGAGTACTACAGGGTGAACCTCACTGGGACCATCCGGCTGCTGGAG GACTGGAATGCCATTCTCCTGCGCTACTTCAACCCTATCGGTGCCCACGAGTCGGGCATGATTGGAGAAGATCCTCAGGGGATCCCGAACAACCTCATGCCTTACGTGGCCCAG GTGGCAGTGGGGCGCCGGGAATTCCTGAGTGTGTTCGGGAATGACTACAAGACAGACGACGGAACGG GTGTCAGGGATTACATCCATGTTGTGGATCTGGCCAAGGGCCATATCGCTGCTTTGAAGAAGCTCAAGGAGAACTGTGGCTGCAAG ATCTACAATCTGGGCACAGGTACTGGCTACTCTGTCCTGCAGATGGTCCAGGCCATGGAGAAAGCCTCGGGGAGGAAG ATCAAGTACAAGATCACAAGCCGGCGGGAGGGAGATGTGGCCTCCTGCTATGCCAACCCGGCGCTGGCCGAGCGCGAGctgggctggaaagctgcctttgGCCTGGACAAGATGT GCGAGGACCTGTGGCGGTGGCAGCTGCAGAATCCCACAGGCTTCAGCAAGAACTGA
- the GALE gene encoding UDP-glucose 4-epimerase isoform X2, whose product MAEKILVTGGAGYIGSHCVLELVEAGYVPVVIDNFHNAIRGADALPESLRRVQEIVHQPILFQELDITDEAALQELFSKHRFAAVMHFAGLKAVGESVQKPLEYYRVNLTGTIRLLETMKAHGVKNIVFSSSATVYGDPRYLPLDENHPVGGCTNPYGKSKYFIEEMIRDLCKAERDWNAILLRYFNPIGAHESGMIGEDPQGIPNNLMPYVAQVAVGRREFLSVFGNDYKTDDGTGVRDYIHVVDLAKGHIAALKKLKENCGCKIYNLGTGTGYSVLQMVQAMEKASGRKVRSDPLPAGATGTEPAAPTAPRPRHPKPSQPRQPLCVSVTATGTAPSTPGPQMSPLC is encoded by the exons ATGGCAGAGAAGATTCTGGTGACCGGCGGAGCTGGCTACATCGGCAGTCACTgtgtgctggagctggtggaggCTGGCTATGTCCCTGTGGTCATAGACAACTTTCACAATGCCATCCGAG GGGCAGACGCGCTCCCTGAGAGCCTCCGGCGTGTGCAGGAGATCGTGCACCAGCCCATCCTCTTCCAGGAGCTGGACATCACCGAcgaggcagcgctgcaggagctCTTCAGTAAG CACCGTTTTGCAGCCGTGATGCACTTTGCGGggctgaaggcagtgggggaGTCTGTGCAGAAGCCCCTGGAGTACTACAGGGTGAACCTCACTGGGACCATCCGGCTGCTGGAG ACCATGAAAGCCCACGGCGTGAAGAACATCGTgttcagcagctctgccaccGTCTATGGAGACCCCAGGTACCTGCCCCTGGATGAGAACCACCCGGTCGGAGGCTGCACCAACCCTTACGGCAAATCCAAGTACTTCATCGAGGAGATGATTCGAGATCTCTGCAAAGCAGAGAGG GACTGGAATGCCATTCTCCTGCGCTACTTCAACCCTATCGGTGCCCACGAGTCGGGCATGATTGGAGAAGATCCTCAGGGGATCCCGAACAACCTCATGCCTTACGTGGCCCAG GTGGCAGTGGGGCGCCGGGAATTCCTGAGTGTGTTCGGGAATGACTACAAGACAGACGACGGAACGG GTGTCAGGGATTACATCCATGTTGTGGATCTGGCCAAGGGCCATATCGCTGCTTTGAAGAAGCTCAAGGAGAACTGTGGCTGCAAG ATCTACAATCTGGGCACAGGTACTGGCTACTCTGTCCTGCAGATGGTCCAGGCCATGGAGAAAGCCTCGGGGAGGAAGGTAAGGTCTGACCCACTGCCTGCAGGGGCCACAGGCACAGAGccagctgctcccacagccccccgccCTCGCCACCCCAAGCCATCACAGCCACGGCAGCCCTTGTGCGTGTCTGTGACAGCCACTGGCACCGCTCCCTCAACTCCCGGGCCTCAGATGAGTCCCCTCTGCTGA
- the HMGCL gene encoding hydroxymethylglutaryl-CoA lyase, mitochondrial isoform X2, which produces MAAARRLLPRWAVSLRPVSGAAAAGAFPKRVKVVEVGPRDGLQNEKNVVPTPVKINLINMLSETGLQVIEATSFVSPKWVPQMADHTEVMQGINKLPGISYPVLTPNLKGFQAAVAAGAKEVSIFGAASELFTKKNINCSIEESLERFDEVMTAARAASIPVRGYVSCVLGCPYEGKISAAKVAEVSKKMYSMGCYEISLGDTIGVGTPGSMKEMLTAVMKEVPVGALAVHCHDTYGQALANILVALQMGVSVVDASVAGLGGCPYAQGASGNVATEDLVYMLNGLGIHTGVDLQKLMDTGTFICNALNRRTNSKVSQASCRL; this is translated from the exons atggcggcggcgcggcggctgcTCCCGCGTTGGGCCGTGTCGCTGCGGccg gtcagcggcgcggcggcggccggagcctTTCCGAAGCGTGTGAAGGTGGTGGAGGTGGGGCCGCGGGACGGGCTCCAGAACGAGAAG AATGTTGTACCGACACCGGTGAAAATCAATTTAATCAATATGCTGTCAGAGACGGGGCTTCAGGTTATAGAGGCCACCAGCTTTGTTTCCCCCAAGTGGGTTCCTCAG ATGGCTGACCATACTGAAGTCATGCAAGGAATTAATAAGTTGCCTGGTATTAGTTATCCTGTGCTGACCCCTAATCTGAAAGGATTTCAGGCAGCG GTGGCAGCAGGGGCCAAAGAAGTGTCGATCTTTGGAGCAGCATCTGAGCTCTTCACTAAGAAGAACATCAACTGTTCCATCGAGGAGAGTTTGGAGAGATTCGATGAAGTGATGACCGCAGCGAGAGCAGCCAGCATTCCTGTCCGGGG aTATGTTTCCTGTGTCCTCGGATGTCCCTATGAAGGGAAGATCTCTGCAGCTAAAGTCGCAGAG GTCTCAAAGAAGATGTACTCGATGGGATGCTACGAGATTTCCCTCGGTGACACCATTGGCGTTGGGACCCCAGGGAGCATGAAGGAGATGCTGACAGCAGTCATGAAAGAGGTGCCGGTGGGGGCTCTTGCTGTTCACTGCCATGATACCTACGGGCAAGCTCTTGCCAACATCTTGGTAGCGCTTCAG ATGGGTGTGAGCGTGGTCGATGCTTCCGTCGCTGGCCTTGGAGGCTGCCCCTATGCCCAAGGAGCATCAGGAAACGTTGCTACAGAGGACTTGGTGTACATGCTGAACGGCCTGGGCATCCACACG GGTGTGGATCTGCAGAAGCTGATGGACACGGGCACGTTTATTTGCAATGCCCTCAACAGACGAACCAATTCCAAAGTGTCCCAGGCGTCCTGCAGACTGTGA
- the HMGCL gene encoding hydroxymethylglutaryl-CoA lyase, mitochondrial isoform X1 — protein sequence MALLSPNPITPVTSGAERGPVQNKHAVFIQRHGPAEAPRYKVSGCRAAAQCRWREGNMPQCDTGSLPRDGPRGQVSGAAAAGAFPKRVKVVEVGPRDGLQNEKNVVPTPVKINLINMLSETGLQVIEATSFVSPKWVPQMADHTEVMQGINKLPGISYPVLTPNLKGFQAAVAAGAKEVSIFGAASELFTKKNINCSIEESLERFDEVMTAARAASIPVRGYVSCVLGCPYEGKISAAKVAEVSKKMYSMGCYEISLGDTIGVGTPGSMKEMLTAVMKEVPVGALAVHCHDTYGQALANILVALQMGVSVVDASVAGLGGCPYAQGASGNVATEDLVYMLNGLGIHTGVDLQKLMDTGTFICNALNRRTNSKVSQASCRL from the exons ATGGCCCTTTTGTCTCCCAACCCCATCACGCCGGTAACCTCTGGCGCGGAGAGGGGGCCCGTCCAAAACAAACACGCCGTGTTTATTCAGCGGCACGGGCCGGCCGAAGCGCCGCGGTATAAAGTAAGCGGCTGCCGAGCGGCCGCGCAGTGCCGGTGGCGGGAAGGAAACATGCCCCAGTGCGACACGGGCTCGCTGCCGCGGGACGGCCCGCGGGGACAG gtcagcggcgcggcggcggccggagcctTTCCGAAGCGTGTGAAGGTGGTGGAGGTGGGGCCGCGGGACGGGCTCCAGAACGAGAAG AATGTTGTACCGACACCGGTGAAAATCAATTTAATCAATATGCTGTCAGAGACGGGGCTTCAGGTTATAGAGGCCACCAGCTTTGTTTCCCCCAAGTGGGTTCCTCAG ATGGCTGACCATACTGAAGTCATGCAAGGAATTAATAAGTTGCCTGGTATTAGTTATCCTGTGCTGACCCCTAATCTGAAAGGATTTCAGGCAGCG GTGGCAGCAGGGGCCAAAGAAGTGTCGATCTTTGGAGCAGCATCTGAGCTCTTCACTAAGAAGAACATCAACTGTTCCATCGAGGAGAGTTTGGAGAGATTCGATGAAGTGATGACCGCAGCGAGAGCAGCCAGCATTCCTGTCCGGGG aTATGTTTCCTGTGTCCTCGGATGTCCCTATGAAGGGAAGATCTCTGCAGCTAAAGTCGCAGAG GTCTCAAAGAAGATGTACTCGATGGGATGCTACGAGATTTCCCTCGGTGACACCATTGGCGTTGGGACCCCAGGGAGCATGAAGGAGATGCTGACAGCAGTCATGAAAGAGGTGCCGGTGGGGGCTCTTGCTGTTCACTGCCATGATACCTACGGGCAAGCTCTTGCCAACATCTTGGTAGCGCTTCAG ATGGGTGTGAGCGTGGTCGATGCTTCCGTCGCTGGCCTTGGAGGCTGCCCCTATGCCCAAGGAGCATCAGGAAACGTTGCTACAGAGGACTTGGTGTACATGCTGAACGGCCTGGGCATCCACACG GGTGTGGATCTGCAGAAGCTGATGGACACGGGCACGTTTATTTGCAATGCCCTCAACAGACGAACCAATTCCAAAGTGTCCCAGGCGTCCTGCAGACTGTGA